A genomic stretch from Arvicanthis niloticus isolate mArvNil1 chromosome 12, mArvNil1.pat.X, whole genome shotgun sequence includes:
- the Vwa5b2 gene encoding von Willebrand factor A domain-containing protein 5B2 isoform X1 → MPGLYCPTSWTPLPLTDSCVRAYAKGPCLSLRARLTYHNPQPQPVDGVFVYPLAEAEVVSGFEAEAAGRRVSFQLQSRRRSQAACCRALGLGLGTSTPRRCAQGHLVLDLAQARSTLVLPTGLVAAAGTMTVTLCSSRELPSRPDGVMHVALPTVFTPLAQPNLPGSPRSPGLCDDRLGLCPTSCFGVGSPEEERLTWDQPTAPPDVFSGPARCPAPYTFSFEMLVTGPCLLAGLESPSHALRADALPHASSAATICVTLAEGHQCDRALEILLYPSEPHQPHLMLEAGSLSSAEYEAQVRARHDFQRLQQRDSDGERQVWFLQRRFHKDILLNPVLVLNFCPDLSSKPGHLNAATRELLFLLDGSAAGHKDAIVLAVKSLPAQTLVNLAIFGTLVRPLFPESRPCSDDTVQLICESIGTLQTVSGPPDILAVLDWALGQPQHRAHPRQLFLITAASPMAATTHQALEFMRWHRGAARCFSFALAPACHQLLRDLSVLSRGQAYFLRPGERLQPKLVQALRKALEPALSDISVDWFVPDAVEALLTPREIPALYPGDQLLGYCSLFRVDGFRSRALGGQEPGWQSLGGSVFPSPEEVLSATSPGTEPTHTTEPLETGTVSAELLSPWAVGGSEQSMEALTDPVTDPGPNPSSDTAIWRRIFQSSYIREQYVLTHCSASPEPGPGSTCSSESPGSQGPGSPSGSLPLDPPSQQGCRSLAWVEPAGSRSCPLPVPPPSPFKVGAVSAEVLGRRQRAALAGRSLSSPSGRANPVPGRPRHPSLDAIPDGSGPEPGQQLGQGLDDSGNLLSPAPLDWDMLMEPPFLFKAVPPNGESAPPAEPLPPQAPRCHVVIRGLCGEQPMCWEVGVGLEELWGPGDGSQPASLPMREAAWDQALHRLTAASVVQDNEQLALRGRAETTSEQGRVRRSWLRAIQTSKVSSAPSCFTCPVAVDATTREALPGALQVWSSDPAELSGMSASQDHLAATPLPTAVHSKGAWDLDLNDNSKSALGEPVSPPGDHHGLPHQPPASSRLSLGRHRRLCSSNKGQTHENSSDSSNHDYLPLVRLQEAPGSFRLDEPFCAAVCIPQERLCRASPFAAHRASLSPTSASSPWAFLGPGIGQGDSATASCSQSPSSGSEGPGQVDSGRGSDTEASEGMDRQESSDLRGRTWATAVALAWLEHRCAAAFGEWELTASKADCWLRAQHLPDGLDLTALKAAARGLFLLLRHWDQNLQLHLLCYSPSNV, encoded by the exons ATGCCCGGTCTGTACTGCCCCACCAGCTGGACGCCGCTGCCACTCACCGATTCCTGCGTCCGAGCCTATGCCAAGGGACCCTGCCTTAGCCTGCGTGCCCGGCTCACCTACCACAACCCTCAGCCCCAGCCCGTGGACG GCGTGTTCGTGTACCCTCTGGCTGAGGCAGAAGTGGTATCTGGCTTCGAGGCGGAGGCTGCCGGACGGCGCGTCTCCTTCCAGCTGCAGAGCCGGCGCCGATCGCAGGCTGCCTGCTGTCGGGCTCTGGGCCTGGGACTAGGGACCTCTACTCCCCGCCGCTGCGCACAGG GTCATCTTGTCTTGGATCTGGCCCAAGCCCGGTCCACACTGGTGTTGCCCACTGGCCTTGTGGCTGCAGCTGGTACCATGACAGTGACCCTGTGCAGCAGCCGGGAGTTGCCCTCCAGGCCTGATGGGGTGATGCATGTGGCCCTGCCCACTGTGTTCACCCCACTGGCCCAGCCAAACCTGCCAGGGTCCCCCAGGTCTCCGGGGCTCTGTGACGACAGGTTGGGCCTATG CCCTACCAGCTGCTTCGGGGTAGGCAGCCCTGAGGAAGAAAGGCTGACCTGGGATCAGCCAACTGCCCCTCCAGATGTGTTCTCAGGCCCTGCTCGCTGTCCAGCTCCATATACCTTCTCTTTCGAGATGCTAGTGACTGGACCATGTCTGTTGGCAG GCCTGGAGAGCCCCTCTCATGCTCTGCGTGCCGATGCTCTCCCTCATGCCAGCTCTGCAGCAACCATATGTGTCACCCTGGCAGAGGGCCACCAGTGTGATCGGGCCTTGGAGATCCTCTTGTACCCCAGTG AGCCCCATCAGCCACACTTGATGCTGGAGGCTGGCAGTTTGAGTTCAGCAGAATATGAGGCCCAAGTGAGGGCCCGCCATGACTTCCAAAGGTTGCAGCAAAGAGACAGTGATGGGGAAAGGCAG GTGTGGTTCCTGCAGCGACGTTTCCATAAGGACATCTTGCTGAACCCTGTGCTGGTGCTGAACTTCTGCCCAGACCTGAGCTCCAAGCCTGGACACCTGAATGCAGCTACCCGGGAGCTCCTCTTCCTGTTAGATGGCAGTGCTGCAGGACACAAG GATGCCATTGTTTTGGCTGTAAAATCCCTCCCAGCTCAGACACTAGTCAACCTAGCCATATTTGGGACATTGGTACGGCCACTCTTCCCAGAGAGTCGGCCTTGTAGTGAT GATACTGTGCAGCTCATCTGCGAGAGCATCGGGACTCTTCAGACTGTGAGTGGTCCCCCTGATATCCTGGCTGTACTGGATTGGGCCTTAGGGCAACCCCAGCACAGGGCCCACCCTCGACAGCTGTTCCTGATCACTGCTGCCTCACCAATGGCTGCCACTACTCACCAAGCCCTGGAGTTCATGAGGTGGCACAGAGGGGCAGCCAG GTGCTTCTCCTTTGCTTTGGCACCTGCCTGCCACCAGCTGCTTCGTGACTTGTCTGTCCTCAGCAGGGGGCAGGCTTACTTCCTGAGGCCTGGGGAGAGACTTCAGCCTAAG CTGGTACAGGCTCTGCGGAAGGCACTGGAACCTGCTTTGAGTGACATCTCCGTGGACTGGTTTGTGCCGGATGCTGTGGAGGCGCTGCTGACGCCCCGGGAGATCCCGGCACTCTACCCTGGGGACCAGCTGCTTGGCTACTGCTCACTCTTCAGGGTGGATGGCTTCCGGTCCCGTGCTCTAGGG GGCCAAGAGCCTGGCTGGCAGAGCTTGGGCGGTTCAGTCTTCCCATCTCCAGAGGAGGTGTTATCCGCCACCAGCCCTGGCACTGAGCCTACGCACACCACAGAGCCACTGGAAACAGGCACTGTGTCAGCAGAGCTGTTGAGCCCATGGGCTGTAGGAGGCTCAGAGCAGA GTATGGAAGCTCTGACAGACCCAGTCACGGACCCTGGACCAAATCCCTCATCTGACACAGCTATATGGCGTCGCATCTTCCAGTCCTCATACATCCGGGAGCAGTATGTGCTTACACACTGTTCTGCCAGCCCTGAGCCAGGCCCAGGCTCCACCTGCAGTAGCGAGTCCCCAGGCTCCCAAGGCCCTGGCTCCCCAAGTGGTAGCCTTCCCCTGGATCCCCCTTCTCAGCAGGGCTGCAGAAGCCTGGCCTGGGTAGAACCTGCAGGCTCCCGCTCCTGCCCACTTCCTGTACCTCCACCATCTCCATTCAAG GTAGGAGCCGTGAGCGCTGAGGTACTGGGCCGTCGGCAAAGAGCAGCTCTGGCTGGTAGAAGTCTCTCATCTCCCTCAGGCCGGGCAAACCCAGTCCCTGGTAGACCCCGGCACCCCTCTCTAGATGCAATACCAGATGGATCAGGCCCTGAGCCAGGACAACAACTGGGTCAGGGCCTCGATGATTCAG GAAACCTGCTATCCCCAGCCCCCTTGGACTGGGATATGTTGATGGAGCCACCCTTCTTATTCAAGGCTGTGCCACCCAATGGGGAATCAGCTCCTCCAGCAGAACCTCTGCCTCCTCAAGCTCCACGTTGTCACGTGGTGATCCGGGGGCTGTGTGGGGAACAGCCAATGTGCTGGGAAGTGGGTGTTGGGCTGGAGGAACTCTGGGGTCCTGGGGATGGCTCCCAGCCTGCATCACTTCCGATGAGAGAAGCTGCGTGGGATCAGGCACTCCACAGGCTGACAGCAGCCTCTGTGGTCCAGGACAATGAACAGCTGGCCCTCCGTGGAAGAGCTGAAACCACGTCTGAGCAAG GCAGAGTCAGAAGGTCCTGGCTCAGAGCCATTCAGACAAGCAAGGTCAGCTCTGCCCCATCCTGCTTTACCTGCCCTGTTGCTGTAGATGCTACCACTAGGGAGGCCTTGCCTGGAGCCCTGCAGGTGTGGAGTTCAG ATCCAGCTGAGCTCTCAGGCATGTCTGCCTCTCAAGACCATCTAGCTGCCACTCCTCTGCCCACAGCAGTCCACTCTAAAG GTGCCTGGGACCTGGACCTAAATGACAACTCCAAGTCAGCATTGGGGGAGCCCGTATCTCCTCCTGGAGATCATCATGGCTTACCCCACCAGCCTCCAGCCTCGTCCAGGCTCAGCCTGGGGCGTCATCGCAGACTTTGCAGCTCCAATAAGGGCCAAACCCACGAGAACAGCAGTGATAGCAGCAACCATGACTACCTGCCTTTG GTACGACTGCAAGAGGCACCAGGCTCCTTCCGCCTGGATGAACCCTTCTGTGCAGCTGTGTGCATTCCTCAAGAACGCCTGTGTCGAGCCTCGCCCTTTGCTGCACACCGTGCCAGCCTCAGCCCCACTTCAGCCTCATCTCCTTGGGCATTTCTGGGCCCTGGTATCGGCCAAGGTGACAGTGCCACAGCCTCCTGCAGCCAGTCCCCCAGCTCAGGCTCTGAGGGTCCAGGCCAGGTAGACAGTGGAAGGGGCTCGGATACAGAGGCCTCAGAAGGAATGGACAGGCAGGAAAGCTCTGATCTTCGAGGGCGCACTTGGGCCACAGCCGTGGCCCTGGCATGGCTGGAACACCGCTGTGCAGCTGCCTTTGGCGAGTGGGAACTGACAGCTTCCAAAGCTGATTGCTGGCTGAGGGCCCAACACCTGCCGGATGGCCTTGATCTGACTGCTCTTAAAGCTGCTGCCCGGGGGCTCTTTCTGTTACTGCGACACTGGGACCAGAATCTGCAGCTACACTTGCTGTGTTACAGCCCTTCGAATGTGTAA
- the Vwa5b2 gene encoding von Willebrand factor A domain-containing protein 5B2 isoform X2 yields MPGLYCPTSWTPLPLTDSCVRAYAKGPCLSLRARLTYHNPQPQPVDGVFVYPLAEAEVVSGFEAEAAGRRVSFQLQSRRRSQAACCRALGLGLGTSTPRRCAQGHLVLDLAQARSTLVLPTGLVAAAGTMTVTLCSSRELPSRPDGVMHVALPTVFTPLAQPNLPGSPRSPGLCDDSPTSCFGVGSPEEERLTWDQPTAPPDVFSGPARCPAPYTFSFEMLVTGPCLLAGLESPSHALRADALPHASSAATICVTLAEGHQCDRALEILLYPSEPHQPHLMLEAGSLSSAEYEAQVRARHDFQRLQQRDSDGERQVWFLQRRFHKDILLNPVLVLNFCPDLSSKPGHLNAATRELLFLLDGSAAGHKDAIVLAVKSLPAQTLVNLAIFGTLVRPLFPESRPCSDDTVQLICESIGTLQTVSGPPDILAVLDWALGQPQHRAHPRQLFLITAASPMAATTHQALEFMRWHRGAARCFSFALAPACHQLLRDLSVLSRGQAYFLRPGERLQPKLVQALRKALEPALSDISVDWFVPDAVEALLTPREIPALYPGDQLLGYCSLFRVDGFRSRALGGQEPGWQSLGGSVFPSPEEVLSATSPGTEPTHTTEPLETGTVSAELLSPWAVGGSEQSMEALTDPVTDPGPNPSSDTAIWRRIFQSSYIREQYVLTHCSASPEPGPGSTCSSESPGSQGPGSPSGSLPLDPPSQQGCRSLAWVEPAGSRSCPLPVPPPSPFKVGAVSAEVLGRRQRAALAGRSLSSPSGRANPVPGRPRHPSLDAIPDGSGPEPGQQLGQGLDDSGNLLSPAPLDWDMLMEPPFLFKAVPPNGESAPPAEPLPPQAPRCHVVIRGLCGEQPMCWEVGVGLEELWGPGDGSQPASLPMREAAWDQALHRLTAASVVQDNEQLALRGRAETTSEQGRVRRSWLRAIQTSKVSSAPSCFTCPVAVDATTREALPGALQVWSSDPAELSGMSASQDHLAATPLPTAVHSKGAWDLDLNDNSKSALGEPVSPPGDHHGLPHQPPASSRLSLGRHRRLCSSNKGQTHENSSDSSNHDYLPLVRLQEAPGSFRLDEPFCAAVCIPQERLCRASPFAAHRASLSPTSASSPWAFLGPGIGQGDSATASCSQSPSSGSEGPGQVDSGRGSDTEASEGMDRQESSDLRGRTWATAVALAWLEHRCAAAFGEWELTASKADCWLRAQHLPDGLDLTALKAAARGLFLLLRHWDQNLQLHLLCYSPSNV; encoded by the exons ATGCCCGGTCTGTACTGCCCCACCAGCTGGACGCCGCTGCCACTCACCGATTCCTGCGTCCGAGCCTATGCCAAGGGACCCTGCCTTAGCCTGCGTGCCCGGCTCACCTACCACAACCCTCAGCCCCAGCCCGTGGACG GCGTGTTCGTGTACCCTCTGGCTGAGGCAGAAGTGGTATCTGGCTTCGAGGCGGAGGCTGCCGGACGGCGCGTCTCCTTCCAGCTGCAGAGCCGGCGCCGATCGCAGGCTGCCTGCTGTCGGGCTCTGGGCCTGGGACTAGGGACCTCTACTCCCCGCCGCTGCGCACAGG GTCATCTTGTCTTGGATCTGGCCCAAGCCCGGTCCACACTGGTGTTGCCCACTGGCCTTGTGGCTGCAGCTGGTACCATGACAGTGACCCTGTGCAGCAGCCGGGAGTTGCCCTCCAGGCCTGATGGGGTGATGCATGTGGCCCTGCCCACTGTGTTCACCCCACTGGCCCAGCCAAACCTGCCAGGGTCCCCCAGGTCTCCGGGGCTCTGTGACGACAG CCCTACCAGCTGCTTCGGGGTAGGCAGCCCTGAGGAAGAAAGGCTGACCTGGGATCAGCCAACTGCCCCTCCAGATGTGTTCTCAGGCCCTGCTCGCTGTCCAGCTCCATATACCTTCTCTTTCGAGATGCTAGTGACTGGACCATGTCTGTTGGCAG GCCTGGAGAGCCCCTCTCATGCTCTGCGTGCCGATGCTCTCCCTCATGCCAGCTCTGCAGCAACCATATGTGTCACCCTGGCAGAGGGCCACCAGTGTGATCGGGCCTTGGAGATCCTCTTGTACCCCAGTG AGCCCCATCAGCCACACTTGATGCTGGAGGCTGGCAGTTTGAGTTCAGCAGAATATGAGGCCCAAGTGAGGGCCCGCCATGACTTCCAAAGGTTGCAGCAAAGAGACAGTGATGGGGAAAGGCAG GTGTGGTTCCTGCAGCGACGTTTCCATAAGGACATCTTGCTGAACCCTGTGCTGGTGCTGAACTTCTGCCCAGACCTGAGCTCCAAGCCTGGACACCTGAATGCAGCTACCCGGGAGCTCCTCTTCCTGTTAGATGGCAGTGCTGCAGGACACAAG GATGCCATTGTTTTGGCTGTAAAATCCCTCCCAGCTCAGACACTAGTCAACCTAGCCATATTTGGGACATTGGTACGGCCACTCTTCCCAGAGAGTCGGCCTTGTAGTGAT GATACTGTGCAGCTCATCTGCGAGAGCATCGGGACTCTTCAGACTGTGAGTGGTCCCCCTGATATCCTGGCTGTACTGGATTGGGCCTTAGGGCAACCCCAGCACAGGGCCCACCCTCGACAGCTGTTCCTGATCACTGCTGCCTCACCAATGGCTGCCACTACTCACCAAGCCCTGGAGTTCATGAGGTGGCACAGAGGGGCAGCCAG GTGCTTCTCCTTTGCTTTGGCACCTGCCTGCCACCAGCTGCTTCGTGACTTGTCTGTCCTCAGCAGGGGGCAGGCTTACTTCCTGAGGCCTGGGGAGAGACTTCAGCCTAAG CTGGTACAGGCTCTGCGGAAGGCACTGGAACCTGCTTTGAGTGACATCTCCGTGGACTGGTTTGTGCCGGATGCTGTGGAGGCGCTGCTGACGCCCCGGGAGATCCCGGCACTCTACCCTGGGGACCAGCTGCTTGGCTACTGCTCACTCTTCAGGGTGGATGGCTTCCGGTCCCGTGCTCTAGGG GGCCAAGAGCCTGGCTGGCAGAGCTTGGGCGGTTCAGTCTTCCCATCTCCAGAGGAGGTGTTATCCGCCACCAGCCCTGGCACTGAGCCTACGCACACCACAGAGCCACTGGAAACAGGCACTGTGTCAGCAGAGCTGTTGAGCCCATGGGCTGTAGGAGGCTCAGAGCAGA GTATGGAAGCTCTGACAGACCCAGTCACGGACCCTGGACCAAATCCCTCATCTGACACAGCTATATGGCGTCGCATCTTCCAGTCCTCATACATCCGGGAGCAGTATGTGCTTACACACTGTTCTGCCAGCCCTGAGCCAGGCCCAGGCTCCACCTGCAGTAGCGAGTCCCCAGGCTCCCAAGGCCCTGGCTCCCCAAGTGGTAGCCTTCCCCTGGATCCCCCTTCTCAGCAGGGCTGCAGAAGCCTGGCCTGGGTAGAACCTGCAGGCTCCCGCTCCTGCCCACTTCCTGTACCTCCACCATCTCCATTCAAG GTAGGAGCCGTGAGCGCTGAGGTACTGGGCCGTCGGCAAAGAGCAGCTCTGGCTGGTAGAAGTCTCTCATCTCCCTCAGGCCGGGCAAACCCAGTCCCTGGTAGACCCCGGCACCCCTCTCTAGATGCAATACCAGATGGATCAGGCCCTGAGCCAGGACAACAACTGGGTCAGGGCCTCGATGATTCAG GAAACCTGCTATCCCCAGCCCCCTTGGACTGGGATATGTTGATGGAGCCACCCTTCTTATTCAAGGCTGTGCCACCCAATGGGGAATCAGCTCCTCCAGCAGAACCTCTGCCTCCTCAAGCTCCACGTTGTCACGTGGTGATCCGGGGGCTGTGTGGGGAACAGCCAATGTGCTGGGAAGTGGGTGTTGGGCTGGAGGAACTCTGGGGTCCTGGGGATGGCTCCCAGCCTGCATCACTTCCGATGAGAGAAGCTGCGTGGGATCAGGCACTCCACAGGCTGACAGCAGCCTCTGTGGTCCAGGACAATGAACAGCTGGCCCTCCGTGGAAGAGCTGAAACCACGTCTGAGCAAG GCAGAGTCAGAAGGTCCTGGCTCAGAGCCATTCAGACAAGCAAGGTCAGCTCTGCCCCATCCTGCTTTACCTGCCCTGTTGCTGTAGATGCTACCACTAGGGAGGCCTTGCCTGGAGCCCTGCAGGTGTGGAGTTCAG ATCCAGCTGAGCTCTCAGGCATGTCTGCCTCTCAAGACCATCTAGCTGCCACTCCTCTGCCCACAGCAGTCCACTCTAAAG GTGCCTGGGACCTGGACCTAAATGACAACTCCAAGTCAGCATTGGGGGAGCCCGTATCTCCTCCTGGAGATCATCATGGCTTACCCCACCAGCCTCCAGCCTCGTCCAGGCTCAGCCTGGGGCGTCATCGCAGACTTTGCAGCTCCAATAAGGGCCAAACCCACGAGAACAGCAGTGATAGCAGCAACCATGACTACCTGCCTTTG GTACGACTGCAAGAGGCACCAGGCTCCTTCCGCCTGGATGAACCCTTCTGTGCAGCTGTGTGCATTCCTCAAGAACGCCTGTGTCGAGCCTCGCCCTTTGCTGCACACCGTGCCAGCCTCAGCCCCACTTCAGCCTCATCTCCTTGGGCATTTCTGGGCCCTGGTATCGGCCAAGGTGACAGTGCCACAGCCTCCTGCAGCCAGTCCCCCAGCTCAGGCTCTGAGGGTCCAGGCCAGGTAGACAGTGGAAGGGGCTCGGATACAGAGGCCTCAGAAGGAATGGACAGGCAGGAAAGCTCTGATCTTCGAGGGCGCACTTGGGCCACAGCCGTGGCCCTGGCATGGCTGGAACACCGCTGTGCAGCTGCCTTTGGCGAGTGGGAACTGACAGCTTCCAAAGCTGATTGCTGGCTGAGGGCCCAACACCTGCCGGATGGCCTTGATCTGACTGCTCTTAAAGCTGCTGCCCGGGGGCTCTTTCTGTTACTGCGACACTGGGACCAGAATCTGCAGCTACACTTGCTGTGTTACAGCCCTTCGAATGTGTAA
- the Vwa5b2 gene encoding von Willebrand factor A domain-containing protein 5B2 isoform X3 translates to MPGLYCPTSWTPLPLTDSCVRAYAKGPCLSLRARLTYHNPQPQPVDGVFVYPLAEAEVVSGFEAEAAGRRVSFQLQSRRRSQAACCRALGLGLGTSTPRRCAQGHLVLDLAQARSTLVLPTGLVAAAGTMTVTLCSSRELPSRPDGVMHVALPTVFTPLAQPNLPGSPRSPGLCDDRLGLCPTSCFGVGSPEEERLTWDQPTAPPDVFSGPARCPAPYTFSFEMLVTGPCLLAGLESPSHALRADALPHASSAATICVTLAEGHQCDRALEILLYPSEPHQPHLMLEAGSLSSAEYEAQVRARHDFQRLQQRDSDGERQVWFLQRRFHKDILLNPVLVLNFCPDLSSKPGHLNAATRELLFLLDGSAAGHKDAIVLAVKSLPAQTLVNLAIFGTLVRPLFPESRPCSDDTVQLICESIGTLQTVSGPPDILAVLDWALGQPQHRAHPRQLFLITAASPMAATTHQALEFMRWHRGAARCFSFALAPACHQLLRDLSVLSRGQAYFLRPGERLQPKLVQALRKALEPALSDISVDWFVPDAVEALLTPREIPALYPGDQLLGYCSLFRVDGFRSRALGGQEPGWQSLGGSVFPSPEEVLSATSPGTEPTHTTEPLETGTVSAELLSPWAVGGSEQSMEALTDPVTDPGPNPSSDTAIWRRIFQSSYIREQYVLTHCSASPEPGPGSTCSSESPGSQGPGSPSGSLPLDPPSQQGCRSLAWVEPAGSRSCPLPVPPPSPFKVGAVSAEVLGRRQRAALAGRSLSSPSGRANPVPGRPRHPSLDAIPDGSGPEPGQQLGQGLDDSGNLLSPAPLDWDMLMEPPFLFKAVPPNGESAPPAEPLPPQAPRCHVVIRGLCGEQPMCWEVGVGLEELWGPGDGSQPASLPMREAAWDQALHRLTAASVVQDNEQLALRGRAETTSEQGRVRRSWLRAIQTSKVSSAPSCFTCPVAVDATTREALPGALQVWSSDPAELSGMSASQDHLAATPLPTAVHSKASSLVQAQPGASSQTLQLQ, encoded by the exons ATGCCCGGTCTGTACTGCCCCACCAGCTGGACGCCGCTGCCACTCACCGATTCCTGCGTCCGAGCCTATGCCAAGGGACCCTGCCTTAGCCTGCGTGCCCGGCTCACCTACCACAACCCTCAGCCCCAGCCCGTGGACG GCGTGTTCGTGTACCCTCTGGCTGAGGCAGAAGTGGTATCTGGCTTCGAGGCGGAGGCTGCCGGACGGCGCGTCTCCTTCCAGCTGCAGAGCCGGCGCCGATCGCAGGCTGCCTGCTGTCGGGCTCTGGGCCTGGGACTAGGGACCTCTACTCCCCGCCGCTGCGCACAGG GTCATCTTGTCTTGGATCTGGCCCAAGCCCGGTCCACACTGGTGTTGCCCACTGGCCTTGTGGCTGCAGCTGGTACCATGACAGTGACCCTGTGCAGCAGCCGGGAGTTGCCCTCCAGGCCTGATGGGGTGATGCATGTGGCCCTGCCCACTGTGTTCACCCCACTGGCCCAGCCAAACCTGCCAGGGTCCCCCAGGTCTCCGGGGCTCTGTGACGACAGGTTGGGCCTATG CCCTACCAGCTGCTTCGGGGTAGGCAGCCCTGAGGAAGAAAGGCTGACCTGGGATCAGCCAACTGCCCCTCCAGATGTGTTCTCAGGCCCTGCTCGCTGTCCAGCTCCATATACCTTCTCTTTCGAGATGCTAGTGACTGGACCATGTCTGTTGGCAG GCCTGGAGAGCCCCTCTCATGCTCTGCGTGCCGATGCTCTCCCTCATGCCAGCTCTGCAGCAACCATATGTGTCACCCTGGCAGAGGGCCACCAGTGTGATCGGGCCTTGGAGATCCTCTTGTACCCCAGTG AGCCCCATCAGCCACACTTGATGCTGGAGGCTGGCAGTTTGAGTTCAGCAGAATATGAGGCCCAAGTGAGGGCCCGCCATGACTTCCAAAGGTTGCAGCAAAGAGACAGTGATGGGGAAAGGCAG GTGTGGTTCCTGCAGCGACGTTTCCATAAGGACATCTTGCTGAACCCTGTGCTGGTGCTGAACTTCTGCCCAGACCTGAGCTCCAAGCCTGGACACCTGAATGCAGCTACCCGGGAGCTCCTCTTCCTGTTAGATGGCAGTGCTGCAGGACACAAG GATGCCATTGTTTTGGCTGTAAAATCCCTCCCAGCTCAGACACTAGTCAACCTAGCCATATTTGGGACATTGGTACGGCCACTCTTCCCAGAGAGTCGGCCTTGTAGTGAT GATACTGTGCAGCTCATCTGCGAGAGCATCGGGACTCTTCAGACTGTGAGTGGTCCCCCTGATATCCTGGCTGTACTGGATTGGGCCTTAGGGCAACCCCAGCACAGGGCCCACCCTCGACAGCTGTTCCTGATCACTGCTGCCTCACCAATGGCTGCCACTACTCACCAAGCCCTGGAGTTCATGAGGTGGCACAGAGGGGCAGCCAG GTGCTTCTCCTTTGCTTTGGCACCTGCCTGCCACCAGCTGCTTCGTGACTTGTCTGTCCTCAGCAGGGGGCAGGCTTACTTCCTGAGGCCTGGGGAGAGACTTCAGCCTAAG CTGGTACAGGCTCTGCGGAAGGCACTGGAACCTGCTTTGAGTGACATCTCCGTGGACTGGTTTGTGCCGGATGCTGTGGAGGCGCTGCTGACGCCCCGGGAGATCCCGGCACTCTACCCTGGGGACCAGCTGCTTGGCTACTGCTCACTCTTCAGGGTGGATGGCTTCCGGTCCCGTGCTCTAGGG GGCCAAGAGCCTGGCTGGCAGAGCTTGGGCGGTTCAGTCTTCCCATCTCCAGAGGAGGTGTTATCCGCCACCAGCCCTGGCACTGAGCCTACGCACACCACAGAGCCACTGGAAACAGGCACTGTGTCAGCAGAGCTGTTGAGCCCATGGGCTGTAGGAGGCTCAGAGCAGA GTATGGAAGCTCTGACAGACCCAGTCACGGACCCTGGACCAAATCCCTCATCTGACACAGCTATATGGCGTCGCATCTTCCAGTCCTCATACATCCGGGAGCAGTATGTGCTTACACACTGTTCTGCCAGCCCTGAGCCAGGCCCAGGCTCCACCTGCAGTAGCGAGTCCCCAGGCTCCCAAGGCCCTGGCTCCCCAAGTGGTAGCCTTCCCCTGGATCCCCCTTCTCAGCAGGGCTGCAGAAGCCTGGCCTGGGTAGAACCTGCAGGCTCCCGCTCCTGCCCACTTCCTGTACCTCCACCATCTCCATTCAAG GTAGGAGCCGTGAGCGCTGAGGTACTGGGCCGTCGGCAAAGAGCAGCTCTGGCTGGTAGAAGTCTCTCATCTCCCTCAGGCCGGGCAAACCCAGTCCCTGGTAGACCCCGGCACCCCTCTCTAGATGCAATACCAGATGGATCAGGCCCTGAGCCAGGACAACAACTGGGTCAGGGCCTCGATGATTCAG GAAACCTGCTATCCCCAGCCCCCTTGGACTGGGATATGTTGATGGAGCCACCCTTCTTATTCAAGGCTGTGCCACCCAATGGGGAATCAGCTCCTCCAGCAGAACCTCTGCCTCCTCAAGCTCCACGTTGTCACGTGGTGATCCGGGGGCTGTGTGGGGAACAGCCAATGTGCTGGGAAGTGGGTGTTGGGCTGGAGGAACTCTGGGGTCCTGGGGATGGCTCCCAGCCTGCATCACTTCCGATGAGAGAAGCTGCGTGGGATCAGGCACTCCACAGGCTGACAGCAGCCTCTGTGGTCCAGGACAATGAACAGCTGGCCCTCCGTGGAAGAGCTGAAACCACGTCTGAGCAAG GCAGAGTCAGAAGGTCCTGGCTCAGAGCCATTCAGACAAGCAAGGTCAGCTCTGCCCCATCCTGCTTTACCTGCCCTGTTGCTGTAGATGCTACCACTAGGGAGGCCTTGCCTGGAGCCCTGCAGGTGTGGAGTTCAG ATCCAGCTGAGCTCTCAGGCATGTCTGCCTCTCAAGACCATCTAGCTGCCACTCCTCTGCCCACAGCAGTCCACTCTAAAG CCTCCAGCCTCGTCCAGGCTCAGCCTGGGGCGTCATCGCAGACTTTGCAGCTCCAATAA